The Acidobacteriota bacterium genome has a segment encoding these proteins:
- a CDS encoding glycosyltransferase family 2 protein, whose translation MDRLVVKARQALRSGDPGRAAALASESLRRDARSGAAWSVAADALAAVLRQAGLLGHGYAPGSVPPRVLRESPSAPALAELAGELQRALHALVGLGEAAAARRIFELGAALCDLDLVRAPAGGSPTGRVVSILCCDRADLLARTIRDLTASDLPPSDLVLFDDASTDPRVAQILASEAFGRHRVHVLRNRGFRTRCWGGNQNAVLDYAERFLGGFEELILLDSDMALAPDWWSAQRRVAEALAPLELPEGRLGGVTAFHAARSHPAVRTVDAGGVRARIKRSVGGCLLAVDRATYREVLGPFDHLADWGWCLRLRLARRFVAATVPSRAQHLGRESLLFHAVSDSAPDFEA comes from the coding sequence ATGGATCGTCTCGTCGTCAAGGCCAGGCAGGCCCTCCGCAGCGGAGACCCGGGGCGCGCCGCCGCGCTCGCGTCGGAGTCGCTCCGGCGTGACGCGCGCAGCGGCGCCGCGTGGAGCGTCGCAGCCGACGCCCTCGCCGCCGTCCTGCGCCAGGCGGGCCTGCTGGGCCACGGTTACGCGCCCGGGAGCGTTCCGCCGCGCGTCCTCCGCGAGTCCCCCTCGGCCCCGGCGCTCGCCGAGCTCGCCGGAGAGCTGCAGCGGGCGCTCCACGCCCTGGTCGGCCTCGGGGAGGCCGCCGCGGCCCGGAGGATCTTCGAGCTCGGAGCCGCGCTGTGCGACCTCGACCTCGTGCGGGCGCCCGCCGGTGGCTCACCCACCGGGCGCGTGGTGTCGATCCTCTGCTGCGATCGGGCCGACCTGCTCGCGCGCACCATCCGCGACCTCACCGCCTCCGATCTCCCGCCCTCGGATCTCGTCCTGTTCGACGACGCCTCGACCGACCCGCGCGTCGCGCAGATCCTCGCGAGCGAGGCGTTCGGCCGTCACCGGGTCCACGTCCTGCGCAACCGGGGGTTCCGCACCCGGTGCTGGGGCGGCAACCAGAATGCCGTCCTCGATTACGCCGAGCGCTTCCTCGGCGGGTTCGAGGAGCTGATCCTGCTCGACTCCGACATGGCCCTCGCGCCCGACTGGTGGTCCGCGCAGCGGCGTGTGGCGGAGGCACTGGCCCCGCTGGAGCTTCCGGAGGGAAGGCTCGGGGGGGTCACCGCCTTCCACGCAGCACGGTCCCACCCTGCGGTTCGCACCGTCGATGCCGGCGGCGTGCGCGCGCGGATCAAGCGCAGCGTCGGGGGATGCCTCCTGGCGGTCGACCGCGCCACCTACCGGGAGGTGCTCGGTCCCTTCGACCATCTGGCCGACTGGGGCTGGTGCCTGCGCCTGCGGCTGGCGCGCCGCTT